The stretch of DNA tttcttaaaaataaattgcaaaagCAATAGTTGTGATTGAATTCGATCAGTTTGCATATGATCATTTTACTTGCTTACCTTAATTTTGATCCAGATAAGAAGACAAGTACCCcgataaacaatttaaaccaaaataatcataataaaatatataaaataaatttattcaaagagAGCAAGATCTGAtcgatgacaaaaaaaaaaattactaaaaaactGTGCGATAgcgtgagaaaaaaaaataaaaaaaaaaaagaataaatgagaaagaaaaatctacgagaaaataaaatcaattccGTCAATTgagatcaataaaaaaattaacaatgattTGATTGTCATGCAAAACTACGAGGTAACGTACCTCAATTATAACCGGCAGCAACAGATGATTGTCAGTGACACGTGTGACAACAGTTTCGGTGAGTGTACTCTTAGTGATGACTTCGGTAACTTTACCAAGTGTTGTAGGAGCCGGTGGAAAATTAACATCACTATGTAAATTATCAGGCTGCTTGATTGTAACAGTGACGACTGGGCCCTGTTGGGATACAAGGTCTGATGGGGATGTGGAATTTGATGTACGTAGGAAATGTGCAGGAATCATGGCCTGAAATTCCTCGTTGGTGATTGGCTTCGGTACCTGTATATCTTCTTGTGATGATGTTGGTCTTGTTTCATTTGTATCCTGTCCATGATTATTGTTGTCCTGTtgaattgttgattttgtcattgtattattatcatttgttgatgttggtgttgttgtagTACGTGGTGGAGCTGGTGGTGGTGCAGTCATCCTTGGTGCTGGTTGTGgtgctttattatttatattttcacttgTTCCATTCATTTTAGCAACACCATTTATTGTTGGTgttgtatcaatttttaatgaatttaatggtGGTGGAGTTTTTGATGTTGgacttgttaatattttatcagcaTCTATTGAACGACGATAACCACTTGTATAGCCAGGACGATTTGCCATATAACTATTGGCTGAATATAAACCAGTGTATGGACGTGGACCAGTACCACCAATAACGTGAGGTGATTTTTCACCAGGTGTTAATTGTAATGTTGTATTTGCTTGTGATAATGGAATTTCACGTTCAACAACAAGACGTACAAATCTTTCAAGACCTGTTAACATTTGAACGGCTTGTTCATGCTTGGCATTATTAACTTCAACtccatttattgaaataactttATCTCCAACCATTAATTTTCCATCTTTTTGTGCAACTCCACCATCAGTTATTCGTGAAATAAATATGGCCtgtaaattgacaattttttttattaataaattatactttatttattagaaataattgaagaatttttcgttttaaattatcttgacTTACTTCAGTATTTTCTTTTAGAGGAGGTGAACCTTTACCACCAGCAATGATAAATCCAAGTCCATTTTGATCTCTAATAAGTGTTGTATGTACAAGAACAGGAACAAGTAGCTCTGATGATGTTCTTAGTGTTGGCAGTGGTtctggtattttttttgtcttgaaaaaaaaaataaatatacatataggtatttatatttatttatttatttttgttaaatcaatagataaaaaaaaaaaatacctttgATAGATCACGAGGTAGGCTGTCACCATTTTCATGATTATGGGAAAATGTATTTGATGAAACATACGATGTTGCACTTGGCGCACGACTTGTGCTCAGGCTCGAACAAATTGAGTCTTTTCTCGTTGAAagcttaaaataattatacaagggaaggaaaaaaaaaatcattaatgcatctattatgattataattatttttctttgttaaaaatatatatataaagatacaaggaaaaaaaaaaatacatatatcaaAGCAGTAGACGTTGAATATTGGatgacaagaaaaataataatttaaaatattatttacctgTTCTGATGGTGGTACAGTTCGTGTGACCTCACGATTAATAACAAGAATGAGTTCACGACCACAAGCTTTTAAAACTTCAACTGCATCATAATGGTCAGCATCGATAACTGATATTCCATTAACTGTTATAACTTTATCACCAACCCGCAAACCCGCTAAATCCGCTGGACCacctttattattaattacaaaaataaataataatgaattttatattttatcggtttaataattaatctatataaattaaatgatttatttttaaataccttcAGTAACCCTGGATATGAAAATGCCTTCGTCATCACCTTTGAAAGGAGTTGAACCAATTCCACCGGCAATTGACAAGCCTAGACCTCCCGTTGTTCTTTCAATATGAATTTCATATTGATCTTCTCGTACTTCTAAGGACGGCTCAACATCTGATGTAGCCCCTGAACaaacaacattataaaattatataactatttattaataataataatcaccaATTACTTGAACGTcacagtaaataattattatttttttatttcacaatcTACCTCTTTTACGACTACGATTTCTCACAAATATacgaaatttttttggcaTCTCAATGTCAAATATCAAAAgcgtttaattgtttaataaataaaaatgatattaaagaCACTGTCAACGTTGTAATGCGTACTTCTCGAGTaaaactaaatgaaaaaaaaaataactagaCAAAGATAATGCATTGATGATAAGAAGTGACTAATGTTATCATATCTTATCATCAAGCGTGCTGAAtcgaatattttatttaggaAAAACTTGATTTTCGTTTaccaacatttaaaaaaaaataaaacaaatatcaaatttaaaaaaaaacaataaattaaagagAAGTaggaagttttttatttattttttttttttgttaccttGATTGTCATATGTGTCAACGGATTCACTTGGAAGACTAGTCacttcttcattttttttcttaagtgcctgttgaaaaaaaaaataaataattattattcaaataaaattaatttaatttttttaataaataaaaaaaaaaaatacttgatactTTGCAGTTATAATAGTTAAccacaatatttataatattttttatattttttaaacaaacatCCGACAAGTCAAAAAGCTTCACGACATTTCACCATAtacattgaatataaattaaatcataagAATTCCCAAGCTGTCAAAAGACGACTATTATTTATcgattaataaacaataaataaataactataaaCATCAAAtcgataatataattttaatcgaaattaacaataaaaaaatactatatatataaacaagcaATTTTGTGCCACCAACtgatagaattattatttccacatatttattaaaaataattttaaaataaaatcaacaacgagagaataataaataaaagtaaagattaaaaaaaagaaaaaaaaagtttaattaaataaaagcaTCGGACTGAAACAGACTGAAACATGGACAAACtacactgaaaaaataaaaaatgaatacaaataaatcaatgaccagttgattgatttataagtaaaaaaaaataagataaaaataaaaaatctactcATTCACAAACTTGatattcattcaaaaatcAGCATCTACCAAAAAGCATTAATAGTGaaacaatatcaaaaaaaattatatacaaaaaaggTGCCAATAAATTAtcgtgatttaaaaataaaaaaatcacgagtgtatataaattgcagtgcatgaatttttttattttcctaaaaaaacaaattattgtcttttaatttatctcgttataattattgttttaaaaatattgttttgagaaaaaaataaaatataatagctgagggaataaaaattgaaaatataatatttgtcaaaCAGTTGTTAAATGCTGACCTGTTTGATGATTGAGGCAACTTTATCCGGGTCAATTGCGGCATGTATTCGTTTGTTTTTAAGATGATGTGGGGTATCACGTCGATGGAGTTTATTTGGTTTATCCAATTCACCCCCACCCTCGatatcaccaccaccaccaccaccatcttcagttattttaaattcaacatgtCTCTGCATTTCATCACCCTCAGAATCATCTTCATCCCTACCCCTTGATTCTGACACCGAACCCTCGACCTCAGCATCCTGCAACAGGAGCCCCTTCCTCACCACCTGTCGCACGATATTTTAACCTCAACCCTTTCACCCACATTTTGTCCGACCCACTTACCcaaattatcttttatttttctattttaattctatctatctttctctctttcttttttttttactttttactttttacttcATTATCGAGCACAAAATTGTCACACAAAATTACTAAACGAGCAAAAAAGCattcatttttgaatttacattttaataaatttagttttttttttttttttttaatttgagctTTTGAAATGTTGAGCTTTTGACAATGTGATAAAAtggaatttttgttttgtggatatattaaagaaaaaaaaaaattataatcaaatttaaaaacaagttATCGACTTACTGTCATTGATGATGGTTCTGGAATTTCTTGTGACATTACTGTGTTTCGATCAAGCGAGTTGTCATTCGATGTTTCCGTCTGACCAACTTTGGCTTCATCCTGTTTTGTATCACGATACATTATTTCTTGCTCCAACTCATTTTCAGcttcattgatattttcagGATTTAAAAATTCAGCTTTATCAAGACCAAATGTTTGTGAAACATCctttaaattagataaaaaaaaaaattaaaaatccatttgttttctcaaatatttataataatttacctgtTCATCTGTTGATCCTGATCTACTGTCATTTTTTCCTTTACCAAATAACTTATGTGCCTTTGCTTTGAGTTCTTTAGGATGTGGTGTATTTTGTCTTACAAATTGtgtctataaaaaaaacaaaaaaaatatccaacatattaaatattattttcataaatcagcatcaatatttatcaagttaatttacaaagtatattaataattttctaccTATACTTACATGCAGTTTCAAcagagataaaataataataggaaCAAATACCAGGTTAAACAacgtgtagaaaaaaaaataaacaagaattaaaattattgcaaaaataaagtatacatatatttgcgataattaaagaaaaaaaaagaagaaaaaaaaaaaagagaatagtaaaaaaaaaagaaaaaaaaagtattaattaaaatcatgcatacaataaaacaaaaaaaaaagaaaaagaaaaagaagaaaaaaaaaaaaccattgtgTTGAATGGGTATtgttatgtaaaatattataaatcacTTGgagtaagaaaaaataaaatgaaaaaaaaataattaaaaataaattaattcataagaTTTAGTTTTCATGCAAAATAATCGAcgtattaaattcataaaagaTGAGTCTGAAGTAACAGAATGACTTTGTATGAGCAACTTGTTCACCTCCTTGTCAGCATCTGGACCATCATCACTAAATTTGACAGAGTGTGTTCTTGATGCTTCTTTTTCTTGCcaattttcatcatcactaCTACCAATTTCTCgcatttcattattttgaccATTGCTTCTACCACCAACAGCAACACCAACTTTTCCtgattctaaaaataaatgaaaataaattatttatagaaatttaatatgaGTAATTTGATAGTACAAAGTATTACCATGTGGTCCAGTTGCATGATACTCTAATTGTGGTAGAAGAAAACACGTGAGAACTTCTTGACCAGAATCTTCATCCAAATCTGTTTGAAAAGTCAACATTGGCTGTGCTTGATTTTCACTAAGCCATActgcttttaaatttaaatttatcaatgtataTGGCAAATACTGAagcctaaaaataaaaacattatataaatacaaatgagattatctaattttaaaattataaaattattatttacctatTTCCTGATACATCAAGAACATGGAGAGCACTACACTGTCCAACTTCCTGTGGTAAATACTGTAATTTATTGTCTCTCAATGATAAAACACCTAGATTATTTAGATTTCctgtttaaacaaataaataaataatatattacacagtatttttaaagattaaacGCGATTAAATTGAAACGATAATTACCTATTTCAGTTGGTAGTGCATGTAAACTATTTCGATcgacatttaaattatttaaatttaaaagattacCAATTGTTACTGGTAATTCaagaagaaaattttcagttaatattaattcttgtaaattttcacattttccaatatttatatttaattcagaTAATCTATTTTGATcaactttaataattgttaatttttttaattcacccAAACCATCtggtaatttttcaatattattttgtgataaatGTAAATCAGTCAATGATTTAAGACCACCAATTTCTTCTGGTAAATCTTCAAGATGATTTTCTGATACATCTAAACATGCTAATGTTGATAATTGACCAATTTCTGGTGGCAAATGTTGTAACTGATTATGATCCAGCCATAATTCTTGTAATGCTGGTAATTTTCCTATATGAGGAGGCtagcaaaataattttaaataattatttaaattataaattatatactaacaattattgtaaaaaaaaaaataattataaataccaATTCATCAATGTCATTATCACCAAGATCAAGTCGTTCAAGTTTTGTCAATTGGGATAATGATTCTGGTAATGATTTAAGAAGATTTTCTCTTAATTCCAATGATTGTAATGACAACAAGctacaagtaaataattaaaataaaaataaaaaaaacattctaaatcattatgaaataattgaataaataaaataattaaaaaatcataaattaccATCCAAAGTCTGGTGGTAAATTAGTAAGTGACATGTCATTGAGGCCAAGAATCGTCAAGTTTTTAAGTTTCACAAAACCTGCTGGAAGTCtgccagaaaaaaaaaaaaataattaaagataaacaattgtatataGATGTAGACATATATATTGattgtgttaaataaaaatatcaataaataaatacctggGAATTGGATTGCTGCTAAAGTCTGCCACCTGCAGGGCAAGCATATTTTTGATGCTTTCAGGAATGTCTGGTATgtctgaaataaataataacaccaAGGtcgttttaataatgattgttgatgatgtaATCATGTGTGTAACATGTGTTGATATTAAAGTAAATACACCTCAATGAGCCAGTCTACCTTCAATACTACAATTattgtgtaataaaaatagaaaatttaattttttatttattggcaAGTGTTTGCTAAAcgtaattatttaactttaataCAATTACTACCAagtttacatatttttttatcaaaattaaaagaaaaaaataattcaactgtttttttattataaaataaataaattgttattattattattttttaaattaaaaaaaaaaaacaataaaattttaaatatcaagtgtatttttataaattctattgatgaaaaatgtcAACAATAGTAAAATGTCAGAAAcaacaagaagaaaaataaaagtataatttgttattttctttttttttatgtaaaaaaaaaagtaatgataGTTGTTGGATCAACAACTTGAAATCGAATGTTGTCTAACCATATTCAGCATCAAGACGATTGTCCTTGATCTCaccataaaaatatcaacatttttattttgtttataattttatcaaaaaataatcaactgacaaattaaattttacaacttTTAATTGTACAAACAAGCTAAaatgtttatcaattaaaactttattatttaatttaatattttaattaagtaaattttatttaataaacgtGTTGATGATCATTCtaccaatagaaaaaaaaataaataatcaaagtaaaaaaaaaaaagcttaaaaaataataaatcatcatttagaaaattaaattaaatttctagaCAATAACAAATCATTATACAATCCCTATTTgtctatataaaatttcacttgtgtttgcttgttttttttttttctacaagaaCAATGGTTGATAAATCTTTCTCTTTTGTATACTCGAGATGATTCTTCAATATTCAACAagagaaaactaaaaaaataaattaaaaacgatTGCTTGATCTCATTATACTCTTCATCAAATAAACTATCATCTTGGTTTTGAATCCTGCCAAGTTCATCATAGGTCAAATATGTTTTTCAAACAATCATCTACATTTATCTCTCTCACACAATTAAagcacaaaaaatttatttatccttttatgacaaattatcaaaaagaatgaaaattataaaatcatcattgTTCTAAATGTACCGAGTATATCTATATACACCACACAATGTCCAACAACTCAAGAATGTAATGACGATGACGTGATTACAACCAAGCGTGATTCCGTGCAGGAAGAattgtgttttatatataataataataataataataataataattccttTATTCACCCAACTGGTTTAGTAACCAAATTATAGGgtccaaaaatatcaaaatacatgaataattaattacagtaGTATCAAGTAGCACCAagttaattacaattttaatttaacttgttgtgaaaatataatgaacATAACATTGACAATTTGGTAGGCTTAGTTAATGATagcatatttaaattcaagttttgATGTGTGTTGAATAGTACATTAGCTGATTGCATTAGTTCAACTGATGGTTTACGTTGTGAATACAAAAAATGCAAAGGATTTGAATAGAAAGGAGTTATCATCTGCCTCATCTGCTGCCTGCCCGGTACCAAAACATTAATACTATTTAGCATCTCAGGACAATCAATAAAaccattaattaaatttaggcAGACAGCAGACAACACCAGACTCCTCCTCTCCACCATTGGTATGAATCCAACTGCTTTACACATTGCTATGTTATCATAGCCTCTTGGAAAAAATCCCAGACTATTTTTCCTTACATAATGTCTAATAAATCTACGTTGCAATGCttcaattttctttatcataaaCTTTGTACTTGGACACCAAATTAATAGTGCATATTCAGCCTTTGAGTAAATTAAAGCATTGAATAACAATTTAGCT from Aphidius gifuensis isolate YNYX2018 linkage group LG4, ASM1490517v1, whole genome shotgun sequence encodes:
- the LOC122855412 gene encoding protein scribble homolog isoform X14, which encodes MFRCIPIFKGCNRQVEYVDKRHCSLQSVPEDLIRYSRSLEELLLDANHLKELPKNFFRLQKLRKLGLSDNEIHRLPPEIQNFENLVELDVSRNDIPDIPESIKNMLALQVADFSSNPIPRLPAGFVKLKNLTILGLNDMSLTNLPPDFGCLLSLQSLELRENLLKSLPESLSQLTKLERLDLGDNDIDELPPHIGKLPALQELWLDHNQLQHLPPEIGQLSTLACLDVSENHLEDLPEEIGGLKSLTDLHLSQNNIEKLPDGLGELKKLTIIKVDQNRLSELNINIGKCENLQELILTENFLLELPVTIGNLLNLNNLNVDRNSLHALPTEIGNLNNLGVLSLRDNKLQYLPQEVGQCSALHVLDVSGNRLQYLPYTLINLNLKAVWLSENQAQPMLTFQTDLDEDSGQEVLTCFLLPQLEYHATGPHESGKVGVAVGGRSNGQNNEMREIGSSDDENWQEKEASRTHSVKFSDDGPDADKETQFVRQNTPHPKELKAKAHKLFGKGKNDSRSGSTDEQDVSQTFGLDKAEFLNPENINEAENELEQEIMYRDTKQDEAKVGQTETSNDNSLDRNTVMSQEIPEPSSMTVVRKGLLLQDAEVEGSVSESRGRDEDDSEGDEMQRHVEFKITEDGGGGGGDIEGGGELDKPNKLHRRDTPHHLKNKRIHAAIDPDKVASIIKQALKKKNEEVTSLPSESVDTYDNQGATSDVEPSLEVREDQYEIHIERTTGGLGLSIAGGIGSTPFKGDDEGIFISRVTEGGPADLAGLRVGDKVITVNGISVIDADHYDAVEVLKACGRELILVINREVTRTVPPSEQLSTRKDSICSSLSTSRAPSATSYVSSNTFSHNHENGDSLPRDLSKTKKIPEPLPTLRTSSELLVPVLVHTTLIRDQNGLGFIIAGGKGSPPLKENTEAIFISRITDGGVAQKDGKLMVGDKVISINGVEVNNAKHEQAVQMLTGLERFVRLVVEREIPLSQANTTLQLTPGEKSPHVIGGTGPRPYTGLYSANSYMANRPGYTSGYRRSIDADKILTSPTSKTPPPLNSLKIDTTPTINGVAKMNGTSENINNKAPQPAPRMTAPPPAPPRTTTTPTSTNDNNTMTKSTIQQDNNNHGQDTNETRPTSSQEDIQEVVLMKEGSLGFSIIGGTDHSSTPFGDKEPGIFISHVVPGGIAAKSGKLKMGDRILKVNGTDLTKATHEEAVLELLRLGDSIALTIQHDPLPEGYQELVITKLPGERLGMHIKGGQQGQHGNPLDHSDEGVFISKINSAGAARRDGRLKVGMRLLEVNGKSLLGASHVQAVTALRSAPETITLVVCKGYDRNEVEKVLSLSGGRDSKESKGSQHDNKDYSADGMKSMSQSISSLDRDDEDAMTMKQEHEMKAELVAWEQEERERALLEHKEKSTPEKVLDVVRAAESLVNKPNSPVDMPVPPKSPGGTKDLKTTTIVMSKHTLAPQNPPTPEPTPPATPVKMSVSDRKRMFENAVEEHLKPSPKTDKIFSFLSQDEVEKMKQEEEKKIATLTRDELKSWAQIDEIEGLDESEDILDDHNNRRPNSRLSTRSSSLPGVPSIVRTVKAEKRLKEKMIQEGLISDEDDEESNLSPAEQRALRAEKRALWRQARLKSLEQDALQAQMVIKKMNEMVDNSTKSDSIAVSQVDAPTLLEKNTEFATLRPSSADFPKLAVRSKLGPPKAIRESEKIVDEKVTRRTEEYLDEMTGERRVRTVEYVEKLIEREVETLRDKIISLELSNADEDIDNEKLETCASDAESESEDITAGESLINPTNEEDSNSVIFTNPVLDNVSNIGKTGTNNSKKKKRKRSKKGRN
- the LOC122855412 gene encoding protein lap4-like isoform X7 codes for the protein MFRCIPIFKGCNRQVEYVDKRHCSLQSVPEDLIRYSRSLEELLLDANHLKELPKNFFRLQKLRKLGLSDNEIHRLPPEIQNFENLVELDVSRNDIPDIPESIKNMLALQVADFSSNPIPRLPAGFVKLKNLTILGLNDMSLTNLPPDFGCLLSLQSLELRENLLKSLPESLSQLTKLERLDLGDNDIDELPPHIGKLPALQELWLDHNQLQHLPPEIGQLSTLACLDVSENHLEDLPEEIGGLKSLTDLHLSQNNIEKLPDGLGELKKLTIIKVDQNRLSELNINIGKCENLQELILTENFLLELPVTIGNLLNLNNLNVDRNSLHALPTEIGNLNNLGVLSLRDNKLQYLPQEVGQCSALHVLDVSGNRLQYLPYTLINLNLKAVWLSENQAQPMLTFQTDLDEDSGQEVLTCFLLPQLEYHATGPHESGKVGVAVGGRSNGQNNEMREIGSSDDENWQEKEASRTHSVKFSDDGPDADKETQFVRQNTPHPKELKAKAHKLFGKGKNDSRSGSTDEQDVSQTFGLDKAEFLNPENINEAENELEQEIMYRDTKQDEAKVGQTETSNDNSLDRNTVMSQEIPEPSSMTVVRKGLLLQDAEVEGSVSESRGRDEDDSEGDEMQRHVEFKITEDGGGGGGDIEGGGELDKPNKLHRRDTPHHLKNKRIHAAIDPDKVASIIKQALKKKNEEVTSLPSESVDTYDNQGATSDVEPSLEVREDQYEIHIERTTGGLGLSIAGGIGSTPFKGDDEGIFISRVTEGGPADLAGLRVGDKVITVNGISVIDADHYDAVEVLKACGRELILVINREVTRTVPPSEQLSTRKDSICSSLSTSRAPSATSYVSSNTFSHNHENGDSLPRDLSKTKKIPEPLPTLRTSSELLVPVLVHTTLIRDQNGLGFIIAGGKGSPPLKENTEAIFISRITDGGVAQKDGKLMVGDKVISINGVEVNNAKHEQAVQMLTGLERFVRLVVEREIPLSQANTTLQLTPGEKSPHVIGGTGPRPYTGLYSANSYMANRPGYTSGYRRSIDADKILTSPTSKTPPPLNSLKIDTTPTINGVAKMNGTSENINNKAPQPAPRMTAPPPAPPRTTTTPTSTNDNNTMTKSTIQQDNNNHGQDTNETRPTSSQEDIQEVVLMKEGSLGFSIIGGTDHSSTPFGDKEPGIFISHVVPGGIAAKSGKLKMGDRILKVNGTDLTKATHEEAVLELLRLGDSIALTIQHDPLPEGYQLVDLQYITATELVITKLPGERLGMHIKGGQQGQHGNPLDHSDEGVFISKINSAGAARRDGRLKVGMRLLEVNGKSLLGASHVQAVTALRSAPETITLVVCKGYDRNEVEKVLSLSGGRDSKESKGSQHDNKDYSADGMKSMSQSISSLDRDDEDAMTMKQEHEMKAELVAWEQEERERALLEHKEKSTPEKVLDVVRAAESLVNKPNSPVDMPVPPKSPGGTKDLKTTTIVMSKHTLAPQNPPTALTLSLLRHDDPGTSVDTPSRSSSPTINNKFFAMTSDLDDKKLKSHTTKNNNKNTKERCISFAALPAPYKSTSCITTPIISSIQSRTKSMHELSTNNSNNNNNNNNNINNRNSTIETMKTTSRFRLPPTPLTNPGLTEESVVPKLFSKQQIARSVDGIYRVEPEPTPPATPVKMSVSDRKRMFENAVEEHLKPSPKTDKIFSFLSQDEVEKMKQEEEKKIATLTRDELKSWAQIDEIEGLDESEDILDDHNNRRPNSRLSTRSSSLPGVPSIVRTVKAEKRLKEKMIQEGLISDEDDEESNLSPAEQRALRAEKRALWRQARLKSLEQDALQAQMVIKKMNEMVDNSTKSDSIAVSQVDAPTLLEKNTEFATLRPSSADFPKLAVRSKLGPPKAIRESEKIVDEKVTRRTEEYLDEMTGERRVRTVEYVEKLIEREVETLRDKIISLELSNADEDIDNEKLETCASDAESESEDITAGESLINPTNEEDSNSVIFTNPVLDNVSNIGKTGTNNSKKKKRKRSKKGRN
- the LOC122855412 gene encoding protein lap4-like isoform X8 gives rise to the protein MFRCIPIFKGCNRQVEYVDKRHCSLQSVPEDLIRYSRSLEELLLDANHLKELPKNFFRLQKLRKLGLSDNEIHRLPPEIQNFENLVELDVSRNDIPDIPESIKNMLALQVADFSSNPIPRLPAGFVKLKNLTILGLNDMSLTNLPPDFGCLLSLQSLELRENLLKSLPESLSQLTKLERLDLGDNDIDELPPHIGKLPALQELWLDHNQLQHLPPEIGQLSTLACLDVSENHLEDLPEEIGGLKSLTDLHLSQNNIEKLPDGLGELKKLTIIKVDQNRLSELNINIGKCENLQELILTENFLLELPVTIGNLLNLNNLNVDRNSLHALPTEIGNLNNLGVLSLRDNKLQYLPQEVGQCSALHVLDVSGNRLQYLPYTLINLNLKAVWLSENQAQPMLTFQTDLDEDSGQEVLTCFLLPQLEYHATGPHESGKVGVAVGGRSNGQNNEMREIGSSDDENWQEKEASRTHSVKFSDDGPDADKETQFVRQNTPHPKELKAKAHKLFGKGKNDSRSGSTDEQDVSQTFGLDKAEFLNPENINEAENELEQEIMYRDTKQDEAKVGQTETSNDNSLDRNTVMSQEIPEPSSMTDAEVEGSVSESRGRDEDDSEGDEMQRHVEFKITEDGGGGGGDIEGGGELDKPNKLHRRDTPHHLKNKRIHAAIDPDKVASIIKQALKKKNEEVTSLPSESVDTYDNQGATSDVEPSLEVREDQYEIHIERTTGGLGLSIAGGIGSTPFKGDDEGIFISRVTEGGPADLAGLRVGDKVITVNGISVIDADHYDAVEVLKACGRELILVINREVTRTVPPSEQLSTRKDSICSSLSTSRAPSATSYVSSNTFSHNHENGDSLPRDLSKTKKIPEPLPTLRTSSELLVPVLVHTTLIRDQNGLGFIIAGGKGSPPLKENTEAIFISRITDGGVAQKDGKLMVGDKVISINGVEVNNAKHEQAVQMLTGLERFVRLVVEREIPLSQANTTLQLTPGEKSPHVIGGTGPRPYTGLYSANSYMANRPGYTSGYRRSIDADKILTSPTSKTPPPLNSLKIDTTPTINGVAKMNGTSENINNKAPQPAPRMTAPPPAPPRTTTTPTSTNDNNTMTKSTIQQDNNNHGQDTNETRPTSSQEDIQEVVLMKEGSLGFSIIGGTDHSSTPFGDKEPGIFISHVVPGGIAAKSGKLKMGDRILKVNGTDLTKATHEEAVLELLRLGDSIALTIQHDPLPEGYQLVDLQYITATELVITKLPGERLGMHIKGGQQGQHGNPLDHSDEGVFISKINSAGAARRDGRLKVGMRLLEVNGKSLLGASHVQAVTALRSAPETITLVVCKGYDRNEVEKVLSLSGGRDSKESKGSQHDNKDYSADGMKSMSQSISSLDRDDEDAMTMKQEHEMKAELVAWEQEERERALLEHKEKSTPEKVLDVVRAAESLVNKPNSPVDMPVPPKSPGGTKDLKTTTIVMSKHTLAPQNPPTALTLSLLRHDDPGTSVDTPSRSSSPTINNKFFAMTSDLDDKKLKSHTTKNNNKNTKERCISFAALPAPYKSTSCITTPIISSIQSRTKSMHELSTNNSNNNNNNNNNINNRNSTIETMKTTSRFRLPPTPLTNPGLTEESVVPKLFSKQQIARSVDGIYRVEPEPTPPATPVKMSVSDRKRMFENAVEEHLKPSPKTDKIFSFLSQDEVEKMKQEEEKKIATLTRDELKSWAQIDEIEGLDESEDILDDHNNRRPNSRLSTRSSSLPGVPSIVRTVKAEKRLKEKMIQEGLISDEDDEESNLSPAEQRALRAEKRALWRQARLKSLEQDALQAQMVIKKMNEMVDNSTKSDSIAVSQVDAPTLLEKNTEFATLRPSSADFPKLAVRSKLGPPKAIRESEKIVDEKVTRRTEEYLDEMTGERRVRTVEYVEKLIEREVETLRDKIISLELSNADEDIDNEKLETCASDAESESEDITAGESLINPTNEEDSNSVIFTNPVLDNVSNIGKTGTNNSKKKKRKRSKKGRN